TGATCGGGCGGCAGGTCGCCGCGGTGGTCAACTTCCCCCCGCGCCAGATCGGCAAGTTCATGTCGCAGGTCTTCACGCTCGGCTTCCCCGATGCCGACGGCAAGGTCGTGCTGGTGTCGCCAGACGTCACCGTGCCCGACGGCGGGCGGCTGTTCTGATGCGGCAGGCGCAGTCCGTGCTGACGATCGCGACGCGCGGTCAGGGACTGGTCGAGATCACCGCCGAGGTCGCGCGCTGGGTCGCCGCGCAGGGGATGGAAACGGGGCTGTTGACGGTCTTCTGCCGCCACACCTCCGCCTCGCTGCTCATCAACGAGAATGCGGCGCCTGCGGTACGCCGCGACCTGGAGCGCTATTTCGCGAAGCTGGCACCCGAGTCGCGCGAATACGAACACGACGACGAGGGGCCCGACGACATGCCCGCCCATCTGAAGACCGCGCTGACCGACGTATCGCTATCGATCCCGGTCGCGAACGGGCGGATGACGCTCGGCACGTGGCAGGGCCTGTACCTCTTCGAACACCGCACCGCCCCGCACCGGCGGCAGGTGGTGTTGCATATGATGGGGGAGTGATCGAACCGAGCCCCTCCCCTTCAGGGGAGGGGTAGGGGGTGGGGGTAGCCTCGCAGAGACCTCCGCCCGTGACTGCCCCAACCCAACCCCTCCCCTGAAGGGGAGGGGCTCTCGCCTCACCCCCGCTCCGCCAGCGTCAGGATCGACACCCCGATCGGCATCGGCACCCGCCCGACCAGAAACCGTTCGGCGCGGAAAATCCGCTCGAACAGCGCGTTGAGCGGCGCGGCCGGGGGCGAATCGTCGCTGTCGTCGCGCCCCGTGACCCGCCCCGCGACGCGCGCCGCCGCCGCCAGCGGGAACAGCAGCGAGTTGAAATAGGTCAGCCCGCGCTCCTTCAGCCCCGCCGCCCGGATCGCCTTGACCAGCGTGTCCTTCGAATAGCGGCGGTGGTGGTGGTTCACGACGTCGTGCGCGCTCCACATCCACTGGTGCGCCGGCACCGCGATCAGCACCTTGCCGCCGGGCGCCAGGCAGTCGCGCATCGCGGCCAGCGCGGCGACATCGTCCGCGATATGCTCGACCACGTCCAGCACCGCGATCAGGTCGTAGCTGCCGCGCGGCACGCCCGGCAGCTCGGGCAGCGGCGCCTCGCCCACCGGGCGGCCCAGCCGCTGGCTGGCGACCGCGCGCGCGGCGGGATCGATCTCGATCGCGTCGACGGTGCCGAACTGCGCCAGCATCGCCAGGTTGTGCCCGGTGCCGCACCCGATCTCCAGGATCGACGCGTCCCGGGGCAGCGCGGCGTACCGCGTCAGATAGTCGGACAGGATGTCGCGCCGCGCGCGGTACCACCAATGGGTGGAATCATGCTCGGCCATGCGGTCGTAGACGCGGCGGTCCATGGTCTATCGAAAAACCCAGTTGCGTTGCAGCCAGAAGGTGAGCAGCGGCACCACCGAGACGGCGGGAACCAGCGGCCACCACGTCGGGCCGTGGAAGAAGGGGCCGGTGACCAGCACCCAGGTGAAGCCCTGCTGAAGCACGAACCCGAACAGCTGGACAAGGAAGAATCGACGCGCCGTCGCGGCATTGCGCGTGCCATAGCCGCGGAAGCTGACCGCGCCGTGCGCGAACCGCCCCAGCGTCGTCGCCGCCAGGAAGGCGATGACCACCGCCAGATTGGGGTTCATGACATAGGTGGCGAGCGGCCAGTAGATCGCGGCGTAGAAAGCGGTCATCGCCCCCCCGGTCACGCCGAAGCGGACCAGCTGCCAGAACGTCTCGCGGCGCGCCGGA
The sequence above is drawn from the Sphingomonas adhaesiva genome and encodes:
- a CDS encoding class I SAM-dependent methyltransferase, with the translated sequence MDRRVYDRMAEHDSTHWWYRARRDILSDYLTRYAALPRDASILEIGCGTGHNLAMLAQFGTVDAIEIDPAARAVASQRLGRPVGEAPLPELPGVPRGSYDLIAVLDVVEHIADDVAALAAMRDCLAPGGKVLIAVPAHQWMWSAHDVVNHHHRRYSKDTLVKAIRAAGLKERGLTYFNSLLFPLAAAARVAGRVTGRDDSDDSPPAAPLNALFERIFRAERFLVGRVPMPIGVSILTLAERG
- a CDS encoding secondary thiamine-phosphate synthase enzyme YjbQ; this translates as MRQAQSVLTIATRGQGLVEITAEVARWVAAQGMETGLLTVFCRHTSASLLINENAAPAVRRDLERYFAKLAPESREYEHDDEGPDDMPAHLKTALTDVSLSIPVANGRMTLGTWQGLYLFEHRTAPHRRQVVLHMMGE
- a CDS encoding GtrA family protein encodes the protein MAALRFPSFVSPARRETFWQLVRFGVTGGAMTAFYAAIYWPLATYVMNPNLAVVIAFLAATTLGRFAHGAVSFRGYGTRNAATARRFFLVQLFGFVLQQGFTWVLVTGPFFHGPTWWPLVPAVSVVPLLTFWLQRNWVFR